The following proteins are co-located in the Pedobacter sp. FW305-3-2-15-E-R2A2 genome:
- a CDS encoding MG2 domain-containing protein encodes MKVTLRLSFLLLCFVSIYQSSFSQQPTANNYMKEFDKIDSLASMAQANKAFPILEKLIKQARTEGNSPMLVKSVMYRMLFQSYLKENAFEEILNDLRSDIKLAKQPEKSILQSLLAEMYWKYYQENSYRIAKRTMVQTKLSDEIGTWSIRQITNETAKTYLSSLSEASLLQKIKVGVLNDILIGDSSNRDLRPSLYDLLAHRALDVFMNPQIDMTNTDMEGINFDDSIWFADHKTFSAIKIPQADSSYFSAEALKLFQQLLKVHDQPNSAAALTEIELKRLKFIYGRSANEQKDSLYFHALESLGKTTESNPLYADVLFQQAQIYNNGGQQDSSKQNLIKAMALLEKAIKMYPESQGAKNAANLIRVIKTETIKVEIKQANLPERPIRFLLSYKNIDTVHLKLYKISATDDESYLNFGNKEAYQLFIKKEKPFRTWSVPVPSLKDYQEHHLSDQMEALPMGNYLLIAQNTFDPKKEKYTNSLNQFRVTALAVVSRGLSEDSLQYVVSNSLSGKRLKNATVLEKNERYDKGVSKSYNSTPMKTDENGVVISKPNPDVRKVQISYKDDTLMTNASNRYYYYREESEKKQVILFTDRPIYRPGQTLFYKGLLIEKDDTKNSIVAGQQLEVTFDDVNGEELEEVSVTTNEYGTFQGSFSIPMGKMNGSMEISTDYGSIQVQVEEYKRPSFEVLFDKSTQKYKLNDSVLVKGNATTFSGYAVGAGKVKYTVFRNSRFPHYLYGSRGESPKQIAIGQTETKADGSFSLQFFASTGQPKAERYTYSVKVEVTDINGETRTGTKDINAGDKDLLLDVALPPQLFLSSKADSIPFSITNLNGEPTKAKLKTEWFLLESPGRIPNKNPFTISPEKYTLSKTEFIKAFPNEAYAGDDNPINWPAKKIDFTQNISAEQGEGNFSLNAKQLSPGFYKVKFSAINEDKERIDLEKVLRIYHPEASQILTEQEWLIAEKTQISPTESAIFRLAGTTSSGTAYYEVYYKNKIVDKVWITVSTKQNIIKISPRAEFQNDFAVQFTLIQNGIVYNSLQTVNIIDPEKALEINFLTFRNKLQPGEKESWKLRITSKTGEKQMAELAATLYDASLDELNNMDWNAPLINTYDYHRYSWASERNNLRTGHRLWFLGDNDYYFSEIFRKYEDLNLFGYYYYGGHNPGYSNYLNKIKIRNISEAGFKRLAELQKGNLLYGVVTDEEGYSLPGVSVKSGKAAAVTDVYGIYKINAASGQQIEFKALGFKAFTVKAGKSKRLDVSLRPDGSALNEVVVVGYAAQKKQMKTAASVQIRGMSMLNGKVAGLVSESAPAAVQAPMPAVAADAGGYNDPAASKDKGLEKIIPRTNFNETAFFYPQLHTDKNGEIQIDFTIPQSLTRYKMMGFAHTKDLKTANISRELITQKQLAISANAPRFFREGDTILFTAKLNNLSGKALKGEAMLELRDAVTNKVIHITAADVKEAQNFEVANKGNEVLRWSLQIPSGIAAITYKIIAQSGKYSDGEEMTIPVLPNGMLLTETMPLNVRGNTSKSFNLEKLLKSGSSKTLKNQSLALEFTANPVWYAVQALPYLMEYPYECAEQTFSHFYANSFATGIINSAPKIKQVFTRWQQEKDEAALLSNLEKNPELKSILLEETPWVKDAGEETARKKRLALLFDLNRMTYELKGNFEKLENMQHENGAFAWFNGMAEDRYITQHIVLGMGQLKRLKMIDEKAYPGFPKMLNKAIIYLDEKLKDDFQREVSGKGVAYLPLHYLYARSYTDHKNNDPFFKKAVAYYLNKLKNSWKSMDAYQRGQAALVLARNGNKPEAMNIVRFLKESARKNEEMGMYWEDNRNGWWWYQSPIETQSLLIEVFDEVANDAESVEEMKIWLLKNKQTNDWKTTKATAAACYSLLLRGTSMLEESAAPEISIGNQTLAQLGLDDAKKEAGTGYQKLTIAGENVKPEMGKIEVKNNNKTIAWGGVYWQYFEQLDKITSAETGVKIKKELFLQKQSGKGDVLTLLSPTNVLTPGDLLKVRIEIRADRDMEYIHLKDMRSSGFEPVNVISTYKYQDGLGYYESTKDASTNFFISYLRKGVYVFEYALRVSHAGNFSNGITSLQSMYAPEFSSHSAGIRITVKPQ; translated from the coding sequence ATGAAAGTTACGCTACGCCTCTCTTTTTTACTCCTCTGCTTTGTTTCCATTTATCAGAGTAGCTTTTCACAACAACCTACGGCAAACAATTATATGAAGGAATTCGATAAAATAGATTCTTTAGCCAGCATGGCCCAGGCCAACAAAGCTTTCCCCATTCTTGAGAAATTGATTAAACAAGCCAGAACGGAAGGCAATTCTCCCATGCTGGTAAAATCTGTGATGTACCGCATGCTATTTCAGAGCTACCTGAAAGAAAATGCTTTTGAGGAAATTCTGAATGACCTGCGGAGCGATATCAAACTGGCAAAGCAACCTGAAAAAAGCATTTTGCAATCCTTGCTTGCTGAAATGTATTGGAAGTATTACCAGGAGAACAGCTATCGCATTGCGAAACGGACCATGGTCCAAACGAAGCTCAGTGACGAGATCGGCACCTGGTCTATCCGACAAATCACTAATGAAACTGCGAAAACATACCTCAGCTCCCTTTCCGAAGCCAGCCTTTTACAAAAAATAAAGGTTGGAGTGTTAAATGATATCCTCATCGGCGACAGCAGTAACCGGGATTTAAGGCCTAGTCTTTATGATCTTCTAGCCCATCGTGCGCTAGACGTATTTATGAATCCCCAAATCGACATGACCAATACAGATATGGAGGGCATCAATTTCGATGATTCCATCTGGTTTGCAGACCATAAGACATTTTCAGCAATAAAGATCCCGCAGGCCGACAGCAGTTATTTCTCGGCAGAGGCGTTAAAACTATTCCAGCAACTGCTTAAAGTTCATGATCAGCCGAACAGTGCCGCAGCCCTGACAGAGATCGAACTTAAAAGATTAAAGTTCATCTATGGAAGAAGTGCTAATGAACAAAAAGACAGTCTGTATTTCCATGCATTGGAATCATTGGGAAAAACAACAGAAAGCAATCCATTATATGCAGATGTACTATTTCAGCAGGCTCAGATTTACAACAATGGAGGACAGCAAGACAGCAGCAAGCAAAATCTGATCAAGGCAATGGCCCTCCTGGAAAAAGCCATCAAAATGTATCCCGAGAGCCAGGGTGCGAAAAATGCGGCCAATTTAATCCGGGTCATCAAGACAGAAACCATAAAAGTCGAAATAAAACAGGCTAACCTTCCGGAACGCCCGATACGTTTTTTACTCAGCTACAAAAATATAGATACCGTACATCTGAAGCTTTATAAAATTTCTGCCACTGACGATGAGTCTTATCTAAATTTCGGTAACAAAGAGGCCTATCAGCTTTTTATTAAAAAAGAAAAGCCTTTCAGGACCTGGTCTGTTCCGGTCCCTTCCTTAAAGGATTATCAGGAGCATCACTTATCTGATCAGATGGAAGCGCTTCCAATGGGTAATTATTTGCTGATCGCCCAAAACACTTTCGATCCCAAAAAAGAGAAATATACCAATAGCCTCAATCAGTTTAGGGTCACTGCACTTGCAGTGGTCAGCAGAGGATTGTCTGAGGACTCACTGCAATATGTCGTTTCCAATAGTCTTAGCGGAAAACGTTTAAAAAACGCAACTGTCCTGGAAAAAAATGAGCGTTACGACAAAGGAGTATCAAAGTCATACAATAGCACTCCAATGAAAACAGATGAAAATGGCGTTGTAATTTCCAAGCCGAATCCGGATGTTCGAAAAGTGCAGATCAGTTATAAGGATGATACCCTGATGACCAATGCTTCAAACCGCTATTATTACTATAGAGAGGAGAGTGAGAAAAAACAGGTCATCCTCTTTACTGATCGCCCTATTTACCGCCCCGGACAGACCTTGTTTTATAAAGGACTTCTCATCGAAAAAGACGACACAAAAAATAGCATTGTAGCAGGACAACAACTCGAAGTCACCTTCGACGACGTAAATGGCGAAGAGCTGGAAGAGGTATCTGTAACCACCAATGAGTATGGTACATTTCAGGGCTCCTTTAGTATTCCTATGGGTAAAATGAATGGCAGCATGGAAATAAGCACCGATTATGGAAGCATTCAAGTACAGGTGGAAGAATACAAACGTCCGAGCTTTGAAGTTCTCTTTGATAAATCCACCCAGAAGTACAAACTGAACGACAGCGTATTGGTTAAGGGAAATGCAACTACCTTTTCCGGTTATGCAGTAGGTGCAGGAAAAGTAAAATATACCGTTTTCAGAAACAGCAGATTTCCTCACTACCTCTATGGCTCCAGAGGAGAATCGCCAAAGCAAATCGCCATAGGCCAAACGGAGACCAAAGCGGATGGTAGTTTTAGCCTTCAGTTCTTTGCAAGCACAGGTCAGCCAAAAGCAGAGCGGTATACCTATTCAGTGAAGGTAGAGGTGACCGATATTAACGGAGAGACCAGAACGGGAACCAAAGATATCAATGCAGGAGACAAAGACTTGCTTTTAGATGTAGCATTACCGCCGCAGCTCTTTTTAAGCTCAAAAGCAGATAGCATCCCATTTAGCATCACCAACCTGAACGGAGAACCCACTAAAGCGAAATTAAAAACAGAATGGTTTTTACTGGAATCTCCGGGAAGAATACCCAACAAAAATCCTTTTACAATTAGCCCGGAAAAATATACACTTTCCAAAACCGAATTTATTAAGGCTTTTCCAAATGAAGCTTATGCAGGAGATGATAACCCTATAAACTGGCCGGCAAAAAAGATCGACTTTACGCAAAACATCAGTGCCGAACAAGGAGAGGGAAACTTTAGCCTGAATGCAAAACAATTGAGCCCTGGTTTTTATAAAGTGAAGTTCAGTGCCATTAATGAAGATAAGGAGCGCATTGATCTGGAGAAAGTACTGCGCATTTACCATCCTGAAGCCAGTCAGATCCTGACAGAACAGGAATGGCTGATCGCAGAAAAAACCCAGATTTCACCAACTGAAAGTGCCATCTTCAGATTGGCAGGAACAACATCCTCCGGAACAGCTTATTACGAGGTCTACTACAAAAATAAAATTGTGGATAAAGTGTGGATAACCGTTTCAACCAAACAAAACATCATTAAAATAAGCCCGAGGGCAGAATTCCAGAACGACTTCGCTGTTCAGTTTACCCTTATTCAAAATGGTATTGTTTATAACTCCTTGCAGACAGTAAATATCATTGATCCCGAAAAAGCATTAGAGATTAATTTTCTAACCTTCCGGAATAAATTACAACCCGGTGAAAAAGAAAGCTGGAAACTACGCATCACGAGCAAAACAGGAGAAAAACAAATGGCAGAACTCGCGGCCACACTTTATGATGCATCGCTCGATGAACTTAATAACATGGACTGGAATGCTCCGCTGATCAATACTTACGACTATCATCGCTACTCCTGGGCATCAGAACGAAACAACCTTAGAACCGGACACAGACTCTGGTTCTTGGGTGACAATGATTATTATTTTTCCGAGATATTCCGAAAATATGAAGACCTGAATCTCTTTGGATATTACTATTACGGTGGCCACAATCCGGGCTACAGCAATTATCTGAATAAAATAAAAATCAGAAATATCTCTGAAGCAGGGTTTAAAAGGCTGGCAGAACTGCAAAAAGGAAACCTCCTCTATGGTGTAGTCACCGATGAAGAAGGCTATAGTTTACCTGGAGTAAGTGTAAAATCCGGTAAAGCAGCAGCGGTTACCGATGTATACGGCATCTATAAAATAAATGCAGCTTCCGGGCAGCAAATAGAATTTAAAGCGCTCGGGTTTAAAGCATTTACCGTAAAAGCAGGTAAATCAAAAAGACTGGATGTGAGCCTAAGGCCGGATGGCTCAGCTTTGAATGAAGTGGTCGTTGTGGGGTATGCAGCCCAAAAGAAACAAATGAAGACTGCCGCTTCCGTTCAGATACGCGGAATGTCTATGTTGAACGGAAAAGTTGCAGGTCTGGTTAGCGAGTCTGCCCCAGCTGCAGTTCAGGCACCAATGCCGGCGGTAGCTGCAGATGCCGGAGGCTATAATGACCCGGCAGCAAGCAAGGATAAAGGTCTGGAAAAGATAATACCGAGAACCAACTTCAATGAAACCGCTTTCTTTTACCCTCAGCTGCATACGGACAAAAACGGAGAGATTCAAATTGATTTCACCATCCCTCAATCTTTAACCCGCTATAAAATGATGGGCTTTGCACATACCAAAGACCTGAAAACAGCCAATATCAGCCGTGAACTCATTACTCAGAAACAACTGGCCATCTCCGCAAATGCCCCGCGCTTCTTCCGCGAGGGGGATACCATCTTGTTTACCGCCAAACTGAATAACCTGAGCGGAAAAGCATTAAAAGGAGAAGCCATGCTGGAATTAAGAGATGCAGTTACTAACAAAGTTATCCACATTACGGCTGCAGATGTTAAAGAAGCACAAAACTTTGAAGTCGCCAACAAAGGTAATGAGGTATTGAGATGGTCATTGCAAATCCCTTCAGGTATTGCAGCCATCACTTATAAAATAATCGCACAATCTGGCAAATATAGCGACGGAGAAGAAATGACCATTCCCGTACTGCCCAATGGTATGCTCCTTACGGAGACCATGCCGCTGAATGTACGTGGAAATACCAGCAAGAGTTTTAACCTGGAGAAACTGCTAAAATCAGGCTCCTCCAAAACCTTAAAAAATCAAAGCTTAGCTTTGGAATTCACCGCAAATCCAGTGTGGTATGCCGTACAGGCGCTTCCCTATTTAATGGAATATCCTTACGAATGTGCAGAACAAACCTTCAGCCATTTTTATGCGAACAGCTTTGCTACAGGAATCATCAACAGCGCTCCCAAAATAAAACAAGTCTTTACCCGCTGGCAACAGGAAAAAGATGAGGCAGCACTATTGTCTAATCTGGAGAAAAATCCGGAACTGAAGTCTATTCTCCTGGAAGAAACCCCATGGGTAAAAGATGCAGGTGAAGAAACCGCACGTAAGAAACGACTGGCCTTACTATTTGACCTGAACCGGATGACTTACGAGTTAAAAGGTAATTTTGAGAAGCTGGAAAACATGCAACATGAAAATGGTGCCTTCGCCTGGTTTAACGGAATGGCCGAAGACCGCTACATCACCCAACATATTGTTTTGGGTATGGGGCAATTAAAGCGGTTGAAGATGATAGATGAGAAAGCCTATCCTGGCTTTCCGAAAATGCTGAATAAAGCGATCATTTACCTGGACGAGAAGCTAAAGGATGATTTCCAGAGGGAAGTGTCGGGAAAAGGAGTGGCCTATCTCCCACTCCACTATTTGTATGCAAGGAGTTATACTGATCATAAGAACAACGATCCTTTCTTTAAAAAGGCAGTTGCTTATTATCTGAACAAACTGAAAAACAGCTGGAAAAGTATGGACGCATACCAACGCGGTCAGGCAGCTCTGGTGTTAGCCAGAAACGGAAATAAACCAGAAGCAATGAACATTGTCCGCTTCCTAAAAGAAAGTGCTCGTAAGAACGAAGAGATGGGCATGTATTGGGAGGACAACCGCAATGGCTGGTGGTGGTATCAAAGTCCGATTGAGACGCAATCATTGCTGATAGAAGTATTTGATGAAGTAGCCAATGATGCAGAATCAGTAGAAGAAATGAAAATATGGTTGTTAAAGAACAAACAGACCAACGACTGGAAAACTACGAAAGCTACTGCGGCCGCTTGCTATTCCTTACTTCTTCGCGGAACAAGTATGCTGGAAGAATCTGCAGCACCTGAAATCTCCATCGGAAATCAAACCCTTGCTCAGTTAGGCCTGGACGATGCGAAGAAAGAAGCAGGAACGGGTTACCAGAAACTGACCATTGCCGGTGAAAATGTAAAACCAGAGATGGGCAAAATTGAGGTTAAAAATAACAACAAAACCATCGCCTGGGGAGGGGTATACTGGCAATATTTTGAACAGCTGGATAAGATCACTTCCGCGGAAACCGGAGTTAAAATTAAAAAAGAACTGTTTTTACAGAAACAATCAGGCAAGGGCGATGTATTGACGCTGCTGAGTCCAACAAATGTATTGACCCCAGGCGACCTGCTCAAGGTCAGGATAGAAATTCGTGCCGACAGAGACATGGAATACATCCATTTAAAGGACATGCGTTCCTCAGGATTTGAACCGGTAAATGTGATTTCCACGTATAAATACCAGGACGGGCTGGGCTATTATGAAAGCACAAAAGACGCTTCCACCAATTTCTTTATCAGTTACCTCAGAAAGGGCGTATATGTGTTTGAATATGCTTTAAGGGTAAGTCATGCGGGGAACTTCTCCAATGGAATTACCAGTTTGCAGTCGATGTATGCTCCGGAATTCAGCAGCCATTCTGCAGGAATAAGGATTACGGTGAAACCTCAGTAA
- a CDS encoding DNA alkylation repair protein, translating to MSSLLKDIYSPAFYDRLSDVLLQTVPSFDKEKFISQIFDKDFENKELKARMKHTAQVLHPFLPEDYGKRVDLLFDIITGLRKNNSGEDGLAFMFLPDYIETYGMNDYENSVRAIEFITQFVSCEFSVRPFILKYGDRMLAQMTAWSFHENHKVRRLSSEGTRPRLPWAMALPELKKNPAPVLPLLENLKNDPSEWVRRSVANHINDIAKDNPDIVIEMAKRWKGLHKETDAIIKHGSRTLLKQGHPEILKHYGLESKDIQITEFKISTPVTPIGGDLHFSYYLHNQEQKEQTIRLEYGLYYRRQNGSLSKKVFKISEKVYQANEKVKISRKQSFKLITTRTFYPGLQQLSVIVNGEEKEILDFELSL from the coding sequence ATGAGTAGCCTTCTTAAAGACATATATTCCCCGGCATTTTACGATAGATTATCTGATGTCCTTCTGCAAACCGTTCCTTCTTTTGATAAAGAGAAATTTATCAGTCAGATCTTTGATAAAGATTTTGAAAATAAAGAACTAAAGGCAAGGATGAAGCATACGGCTCAGGTATTACATCCCTTTCTTCCGGAAGACTATGGGAAAAGGGTAGACCTGCTTTTTGATATCATTACCGGGTTACGGAAAAACAACAGCGGAGAAGACGGACTGGCATTTATGTTTCTTCCGGATTATATAGAGACCTATGGAATGAATGATTATGAAAACTCTGTGAGAGCGATTGAATTCATTACCCAGTTTGTGAGCTGTGAGTTTTCCGTAAGGCCTTTTATTCTGAAATATGGTGATCGGATGCTAGCGCAGATGACGGCATGGTCCTTTCATGAAAACCATAAGGTAAGACGTTTGTCGAGCGAGGGTACAAGGCCGAGACTGCCATGGGCGATGGCTTTACCTGAGCTTAAAAAGAATCCAGCTCCAGTTTTACCACTGTTGGAAAACCTGAAAAATGATCCTTCAGAATGGGTGAGAAGGAGTGTGGCGAACCATATCAATGACATTGCCAAGGATAATCCGGATATTGTTATTGAGATGGCAAAACGATGGAAAGGGTTGCATAAAGAAACGGATGCCATCATCAAGCATGGTTCCAGGACATTGCTGAAGCAAGGACATCCGGAAATATTAAAACATTATGGCCTGGAGAGTAAAGACATTCAGATCACTGAATTTAAGATTTCAACGCCGGTAACTCCGATTGGGGGTGATTTGCATTTCTCTTATTACCTCCACAATCAGGAACAAAAAGAACAAACCATCCGCTTAGAGTATGGATTGTATTACCGGAGACAAAACGGCAGCTTGTCAAAAAAGGTATTCAAGATCAGCGAGAAAGTCTACCAGGCAAATGAAAAAGTAAAGATATCGCGGAAGCAAAGTTTTAAATTGATCACGACCAGAACGTTTTATCCCGGGTTACAACAATTGTCGGTGATTGTGAATGGAGAAGAGAAAGAGATCCTGGATTTTGAACTTAGCCTGTAA
- a CDS encoding helix-turn-helix domain-containing protein: MLHFIHFNLLDQEKVSVEGISSRFHISETYFSKYFKRNANESFRDYILRSKLKIAEARAALTSNSFKEIANELGFTDSSHLNKMMKKYYHRGMREIRNKVTAA; encoded by the coding sequence ATGCTTCACTTCATTCATTTTAATCTGTTGGATCAGGAGAAAGTGAGTGTAGAGGGGATTTCCTCTCGTTTCCATATTTCTGAAACCTATTTTAGTAAATATTTTAAAAGAAATGCTAATGAAAGCTTTCGCGATTATATCCTCAGATCGAAGTTGAAAATCGCAGAAGCCCGTGCAGCACTAACCTCCAATTCATTTAAAGAAATCGCAAATGAACTGGGGTTTACGGATAGTAGTCATTTGAATAAAATGATGAAAAAGTATTACCACCGGGGAATGCGCGAAATCAGAAACAAAGTAACCGCAGCTTAA
- a CDS encoding ATP-binding protein, translating into MKKYFSLILIITLSLQLKAQHSLLKLWETDSVVNLPESVLPDLKGKVLYVSIMGNNPNDKDGIGGIGKIKPDGKVIDLNWISGLNSPKGLATFGNLMYAADLTDVVVIDIAKGKVLRKIAIENTKFLNDITVSDKGIVYVSDSRTKRIYKIENDVPSIYLDSINGVNGLKAIGEDLYILGGKSFLKADADKKISKIAELPNGGDGLEPIGNGDFLCSSWGGYVYYVYADGKIDLLLDTHLEKKNTADIGYDPVKKIVYIPTFYKKTVMAYQLK; encoded by the coding sequence ATGAAAAAGTATTTCTCTCTCATTTTAATCATTACACTGTCTTTGCAGCTGAAAGCACAACATAGCCTGTTGAAACTCTGGGAAACTGACAGTGTTGTAAATCTTCCTGAATCTGTTTTACCTGATTTGAAAGGTAAAGTGCTATATGTATCTATTATGGGAAATAACCCAAATGATAAGGACGGAATTGGCGGGATTGGAAAAATAAAACCTGACGGCAAAGTGATCGACCTCAACTGGATTTCAGGACTAAATTCCCCGAAAGGCCTGGCCACATTTGGCAACCTGATGTATGCTGCGGACCTGACCGATGTGGTGGTGATTGACATTGCCAAAGGAAAAGTACTTCGCAAAATTGCGATAGAAAACACCAAATTTCTGAATGACATTACGGTGAGCGACAAAGGCATTGTTTATGTCTCGGATTCCAGAACTAAAAGAATTTATAAGATTGAGAATGATGTTCCTTCCATATACCTGGACAGCATCAATGGGGTAAATGGCTTAAAAGCAATTGGCGAAGACCTGTATATCCTTGGTGGGAAAAGCTTTTTGAAAGCCGATGCAGACAAGAAGATCAGCAAGATCGCAGAATTGCCAAATGGAGGAGATGGTCTGGAGCCGATCGGAAATGGCGACTTTCTCTGTTCCAGCTGGGGAGGATATGTATATTATGTTTATGCCGATGGGAAAATCGATCTTTTACTCGATACTCATTTAGAAAAGAAGAATACTGCGGATATCGGATATGATCCAGTGAAAAAGATCGTCTACATCCCTACTTTTTATAAAAAGACGGTCATGGCTTACCAGTTAAAATAA
- a CDS encoding glycoside hydrolase family 88 protein encodes MNKNIFLGITGLISYFFFSGTGLLQAQSTSADLKNWPKSSSPKEIGTRVADHFVVTPHTNFGKSTPPRVITYPESCAWYGALTFAKASGNKQLTKNLAERFEPLFGVESKMIPVPDHVDYCVFGSVPLELYLQTKDKKYLDLGISIAEKQWGPPEGPRVKEESHEFYKQGYTWQTRLWIDDMYMITALQAQAFRATGNQKYIDQAAKEMVFYLDQLQKPNGLFYHAPDVPFYWGRGDGWMAAGMAELLSSMPKKNPNRERIMKGYTDMMASLLKYQGKNGMWNQLIDDPEAWPETSATGMFTFAMITGVKNGWLDKEVYGKAARNGWLGLVSYINENAEVTDVCEGTNKKNDRQYYLDRKRNTGDLHGQAPILWCATALLR; translated from the coding sequence ATGAATAAAAATATTTTCTTAGGTATAACCGGTCTTATATCTTACTTCTTCTTTTCCGGAACAGGTCTGCTACAGGCCCAGTCAACATCTGCAGATTTAAAAAACTGGCCAAAGAGCAGTTCTCCGAAAGAGATAGGAACCAGGGTGGCCGATCATTTTGTAGTTACGCCGCATACCAATTTTGGCAAGTCCACACCACCAAGGGTGATCACCTATCCCGAATCCTGTGCCTGGTACGGCGCATTGACCTTCGCTAAAGCCAGTGGAAATAAACAGCTAACGAAGAATCTTGCGGAACGTTTTGAACCCTTATTTGGAGTAGAATCAAAGATGATCCCAGTGCCTGATCATGTGGATTATTGTGTTTTTGGTTCCGTACCTCTGGAATTATATCTCCAGACAAAGGATAAAAAATACCTCGACCTTGGGATTTCTATCGCTGAGAAACAATGGGGACCACCCGAAGGGCCGCGTGTAAAGGAGGAATCGCATGAGTTTTATAAACAGGGTTATACCTGGCAAACGAGGTTGTGGATTGATGATATGTATATGATTACTGCATTACAGGCACAGGCATTCCGCGCAACGGGAAATCAAAAATACATTGATCAGGCAGCAAAAGAAATGGTGTTTTATTTAGATCAGCTTCAAAAACCCAACGGCTTATTTTACCATGCTCCGGATGTTCCTTTCTATTGGGGCAGAGGAGATGGATGGATGGCTGCAGGGATGGCAGAGCTATTGAGTTCCATGCCGAAAAAGAATCCAAACAGGGAGCGGATCATGAAAGGTTATACAGATATGATGGCCTCTCTACTCAAATATCAGGGAAAGAATGGTATGTGGAACCAACTCATTGACGATCCTGAAGCATGGCCGGAAACTTCTGCAACGGGAATGTTTACTTTCGCCATGATTACCGGTGTTAAAAACGGATGGCTGGATAAAGAGGTTTATGGCAAAGCCGCCAGGAATGGCTGGTTAGGGCTCGTTTCTTATATCAACGAAAACGCGGAAGTTACTGACGTATGTGAAGGGACAAATAAGAAGAACGACCGTCAATATTACCTGGACCGGAAGCGCAATACCGGCGACCTACATGGACAAGCGCCAATTCTATGGTGCGCAACGGCATTATTGCGTTAA
- a CDS encoding PQQ-dependent sugar dehydrogenase has product MIKKLMIIPLLSAGIFCSLYAFKNNPSAGRQIHPPKTDADNAGLKLPSGFGALVVADSIGKARHIVVTKEGNLYVKLAKPVKEKGIIYLQDKNNDGRMDEQSGFGNYGGTGLYLKDNLLYASSNDEVFSYQLNEKNEVLDQNNPAKLITKLKKGRQHDTKSIVLDNSGNIYVNIGAYSNSCQHKDRTPGSPGIKGCPILDSAGGIWQFKANKLNQSYGDGVRYATGIRNVVGLDWNQQNNTLFVMQHGRDQLNGLWPDLYDEKTSALLPAECLYMIKKGDNAGWPYVYYDQYQKKNIQAPEYGGDGKKEGSKEYINPALAFPGHLAPNGLLFYTGNQFPEKYRNGAFIAFHGSWNRTPEKQEGFYVVFAPFKDGIPTGEWEIFADGFAGTDQIMSPRDAKHRPCGLAQGPDGSLYVTDDVKGTVYRILYNGK; this is encoded by the coding sequence ATGATAAAGAAACTAATGATCATTCCGTTACTCAGTGCCGGAATTTTCTGCTCCTTATATGCTTTTAAAAATAATCCTTCCGCAGGCAGACAGATTCATCCGCCAAAAACAGATGCCGATAACGCAGGCTTAAAACTCCCTTCCGGATTTGGAGCCTTAGTGGTGGCCGATAGCATTGGCAAAGCCAGACATATTGTGGTGACCAAAGAAGGGAACCTCTATGTAAAGCTCGCGAAACCTGTTAAAGAGAAAGGCATCATTTACCTGCAGGATAAAAATAACGACGGCCGGATGGACGAGCAAAGTGGCTTTGGAAATTACGGCGGAACCGGCCTTTACCTAAAAGACAACCTATTGTATGCTTCTTCAAATGACGAAGTTTTCAGTTATCAATTGAACGAAAAAAATGAGGTGTTGGATCAGAATAATCCAGCAAAGCTGATCACTAAATTAAAAAAAGGAAGGCAGCATGATACCAAGTCAATTGTTTTAGACAATTCAGGTAATATATATGTCAACATTGGTGCATATTCCAATTCTTGTCAGCATAAAGACCGAACGCCTGGTTCTCCCGGGATTAAGGGTTGCCCGATATTAGATTCTGCCGGAGGGATATGGCAGTTCAAAGCGAACAAGCTCAACCAAAGCTATGGCGATGGCGTTCGTTATGCTACAGGTATAAGAAATGTGGTAGGTTTAGACTGGAATCAACAAAACAACACTTTATTTGTCATGCAACATGGCCGTGATCAGCTCAATGGTCTTTGGCCGGATCTTTATGACGAAAAAACATCCGCCCTGCTTCCTGCAGAATGCCTGTATATGATCAAAAAAGGAGACAATGCCGGATGGCCATATGTCTATTATGACCAGTATCAAAAGAAAAACATACAAGCACCTGAATATGGAGGCGATGGTAAAAAAGAAGGCAGCAAGGAATATATCAATCCGGCATTAGCTTTTCCCGGTCATCTTGCTCCCAACGGACTGCTATTCTATACCGGAAATCAGTTTCCTGAGAAATACAGGAATGGTGCTTTTATCGCTTTTCATGGTTCCTGGAACCGGACTCCCGAAAAACAGGAAGGATTTTACGTCGTCTTTGCCCCATTTAAAGATGGAATACCGACTGGAGAGTGGGAAATATTTGCTGATGGCTTTGCCGGAACAGATCAGATAATGTCGCCCCGGGATGCCAAACATCGCCCTTGCGGACTGGCACAGGGACCAGATGGTTCTCTTTATGTAACTGATGATGTTAAAGGCACGGTATACCGGATTTTATATAACGGAAAATAA